The following DNA comes from Candidatus Baltobacteraceae bacterium.
CCACGTCGCCGGGCTTCGCAAGCGCTTGCGACATCTCGTGCGCCACCCGTTCGGCCTGGCTGCGAACGTTGGTAAAGACGAGCGACGTCCGAACGCTCTCGCTCAGCGTCACCGCCTCTTGCGCGACCCGCGCGAGCGGTGCCACCGCTCCGGTGAAGGGCGCCAACACGTCGATGGCGATCGAACGCAGGCCGCGAGCGTCGACGATCTCGCACGGTCGCTCGCCCCCGGCCAGGAAGCGCGCGATGCGATCCAGCGGACTTATCGTCGCCGACAGTCCGACGCGGTTAAACGGCGCGCGAACGAGTTCTTCGAGCGCTTCGAGCCAGAGCGCGAGTTGCGAGCCGCGTTTGTTGCCCGCGAGTGCGTGCACTTCGTCGACGATCACCGTTTCGACGTCGCGCAGCGTCTTGCGATACGACTCCATCGCCAGCATGACGGCGAGCGATTCGGGCGTCGTGATCAGCACGTGCGGCGGCCGCGCGAGCATCAGCCGGCGCTCCTCTACCGGCGTGTCGCCCGTGCGCACGCCGGTGCGCGCGTGCGTTTCGCGAATCCGCCCGCGGCGCAGCCGCCCGCGCTCGGTGTTGGGGCGCTCGAGTAATCCCATCTCGCGCAGCGGACGCCGCACGTTGTGCTCTACGTCGTAGCCGAGGGCGCGCAGCGGCGAGATGTAGAGGACGTAGGTTCGCGCGAAGAGCCGATCGTCGTCGCGACGCTGTGCGAGCCGCGAGAGCGCGGGCAAAAACGCGGCGAGCGTTTTGCCCGTGCCGGTAGGGGAGCAGACCAGCACGTTCTTGCCGGCTAGGCCGAGCGGAATGGCCTCGCGCTGCGGCAACGTCGGCTCGCGCAAGTGCGTCGCGCACCACGCAGCAACGTCGGGATGCAGTCCCGCAAAGGTGGGATCCATACGAACAGGTGTTCGTATCGAAGCAATCCCGCTCCGCTTGGTCGGGCCCCCATCCAACCTGGCGGAGGGCTACGGTTTGGCGGTTTTTAGGGAATCCGTGACGAGGGCGAGGGTGATGTGGGTGTCGACGCGGTTGTCTTGGCCCATGCCCTGCGACTGGCGCGTGACCGTCTCTTCTTTTACACCGGTCGGGACCGAGAGCGGCATGTCGTAGGAAATCGTGCCGTCAGTCGTCGCGTTGAAGCCCTGGGCGCCGTCCATCTTGTCGACCTTTTGCATCGAGATCGTGACGCTCTTCGCCGGATCGCCGCCGGTCATCGTGTAGTCGGTCGTCGTCGAATAGCCGTTTCCGGAACCACCGACTTTCCAGTGGCGGTTGGCGTCGAACTGCGTCGGATCGACGAAGCCGCGACCCGCCACCTGGAGGAGAGCCGCCTCTTCCTCGTTGACCTTGCCGTTCGGATCGCAGATCAAGCGGCCGTCGCCGTAGATCGCGCAGATCGTCGGCTTCGCCGAGCGCGCATTTTGAGCGTTTTCGCTCACTTGCACGGTCAAGCTGCCATCGGTTCCGGCCTGCATCACGTCTAGCGCGATCGTGCCTTTATCCGCGGTGGTGCCGCCGTAATTGGCCAGGCCCGATCCGCCGGTTCCGTCGCCGATGCCCGAGCTATGCGCGGTGAGCGTCGATTGAATCGAGACGTCGAACTGGTAGACCAGGTGACGAATCGGCTTTTGCCCGTCGGCGGCGGCCGGCGCCACGGTCAGTACGAGCGCGACGAGCGGAACGACGGCGAAAAACTGAGGTTTCATGAGCCCGCACCCTTCCTACAAAAAAATGAAATGAAGCGGTAGAATCTCTACCGCTTCATCTTAATACGACCTAAAGAAGCGCACAACCCTTAGGCTAGAGCGTTCACGCCTTGCCCGAGGCCGATCGATCCGAAGAGCTGATTTACGAGGGTTTGGTCCAGATTCTGTACTGCTTTGAGCACCCCAACGTCGACTTGTCCGGAGACACTGGCCGACGCGAGCCCAGAGGCAATTGCTCCCACATCCATGCGAGTCTAACGTCCTTTCCTGAAACCTGTACCAACTCTATCGGTACCTCGAGTGGAAGACTTTAACGCCCCGATACCCCCGAGGACATCTGCAATGCTCTACACGTTTATCCGGCTGACGATCGCGATCACCCTAGCCATCGTGGCCTTCGTCGTTCTGGCCTTCATTCTAAAGGTCGTCGTGATCGGGGCGGTCATCGCCGCAATAGCCATCGTGGCACTCTTCGTCGCCAACCTGTTCCGGCGCCGCGCCCGCCTGCGTCTGCCTTCTTCTCGCTAGCCGGTCGCAAAATCCAGGAGCGCGCGAGTCAACCGCTCCGGCTCCTCCAGCATCGGAAGATGGCCGCTGCGCTCCATCGTTTCGAGGCGCGCGTTTGGAAAGACGCGCGTCATTTCTCGCGCTTCGTCGATCGGCACGACTGCATCGAGCGCTCCGGCGATCGCAACGACGGGCATCGTTAATTCTTGTGCGATGTCGTCGGAGGCAACGCGTTGCGCCATGCCGCGCAACATCGCCGCGAGTCCGCGCGGAGTGTTCTCGCTCGCGATGGTTCGAGCGCGTTCGAGCAAACGCGGATCCGCCGAAAGACTCTTGAGCGCGAACTCCTTGGGAAGATACGCGTCCAGAACGGCGTCGATCCGATCTTCGCGTTCGATGCGATCGGCTAACGCTTCGCGCGCGGCTGCGATGGCCGCCGTGTCGGCCGCGAGCCGGCTGCACACGAGCGCCAGCCGCGCGACGCGTTCGCCGTACATCCGGCAAAACGCCATGGCCACATAACCGCCCAGAGAATGCCCGACGAGCGTCACTCGCTCCATCTTCAACCAAT
Coding sequences within:
- a CDS encoding alpha/beta hydrolase; translated protein: MRVTVDDVTLEVHVEGRADADAAPIVLLHGFPFSRALWDAQVPQLAARARIVRVDLRGMGASQAGDGPYLMESLAGDVAGVLDWLKMERVTLVGHSLGGYVAMAFCRMYGERVARLALVCSRLAADTAAIAAAREALADRIEREDRIDAVLDAYLPKEFALKSLSADPRLLERARTIASENTPRGLAAMLRGMAQRVASDDIAQELTMPVVAIAGALDAVVPIDEAREMTRVFPNARLETMERSGHLPMLEEPERLTRALLDFATG